A genomic window from Salvia splendens isolate huo1 chromosome 11, SspV2, whole genome shotgun sequence includes:
- the LOC121755530 gene encoding filament-like plant protein 4 isoform X4: MDKRSWPWKKKSSDKLAAEKANVTGSDSFATDSDGKLDNNNKQPKYVQMSIESYTHLTGLENRVKSYEDQVHNLEDEVKELNEKLSEAHLEMINKENLVKQHAKVAEEAVSGWEKADAEAAALKNNVESVTLLKLTAEDRASHLDSALKEHMRQIRNLKEDHELKLQEVILSKNKIFDKMKHELENRIAKFEQQLLRSAADNAALSRTLQERSNMLFQISEDKSQAQAEIERLRSNIKSCEKEVNSLKYEVHIAKKEVEIRNEEKNMSMRSADVANKQHLEGVKKIAKLEAECQRLRGLVRKKLPGPAALAQMKLEVENMGRDYGESLVRRSTARSPTANLSQLPDFTLDNLLKCQKENELLAERLLSMDEETKMLKEALTKRNGELQSCRSIYAQTASKLQSLESHLEVNGERRSPVTHGSVPVEGFSSHKASNPPSFASVSEYGNDDNVSYAGSCATLSMSDLSSIQKDQNTDTPRKSENTKSLDLMDDFLEMEKLAYQSHGSHEMVSSRDVSCNTGSTCPEQAKLVSSLEVHASRDSPSKDGLASEYQVDSAVAEPQLQADQPFFVKLKAELSRVIESMSDGSDMEKVIVDVRHIMQDMFDTSKHQLQNAVEAVPDFGKESTADGAQITSTNGTTLSGNVNSIDNVQFNQELKIAISDIHSFIMILGKEAKVVPGVSPDGEGLSESLNKFSARYTESVERGINLFDFVLDISYVLRESSKLHFNVLGIKSSEVETSSSDCIDKIALPENKGVVDLSGEMYRNGCSHFSDSVSDPDTPSAGNLVPTSESATPRKCSPKEFDELKMDKDNLAVELARCMEKYESTKIQLLETEQLLADAKSQLTSVQKGNSLAETQLKCMTESYKSLETRAEGLQTEVKLLEGKIGNLDLELQEERRSHQNALNRCNDLLDQLQRIETHAVAGNDEKSSQEKDLAAASEKLAECQETIYLLGHNAYNTHLFYLNRAGSESPSDIFEAEFSPSDSEANNPQRSPAGPNHQKHRPTKSSSSSASSTPTPEKHTRGFSRFFSSKGKNGY, encoded by the exons ATGGATAAAAGGAGTTGGCCCTGGAAGAAAAAATCATCTGATAAGCTAGCAGCTGAGAAAGCAAATGTTACAGGATCAGACTCTTTTGCCACTGATTCAGAT GGAAAGCTGGATAATAACAATAAACAGCCCAAGTATGTTCAAATGTCAATCGAATCGTATACGCATCTCACTGGACTTGAGAATCGTGTGAAGTCCTATGAAGATCAAGTGCATAACTTAGAGGATGAAGTAAAAGAACTCAATGAAAAGCTATCTGAAGCGCATTTAGAAATGATTAATAAAGAAAACCTGGTGAAACAGCATGCTAAAGTTGCTGAAGAAGCTGTCTCAG GATGGGAAAAAGCTGATGCAGAAGCTGCGGCATTGAAAAATAATGTGGAGTCTGTCACACTACTAAAGCTTACTGCTGAAGATCGGGCATCCCATTTGGATTCTGCTCTCAAGGAACACATGAGGCAGATACGAAATTTGAAGGAAGACCATGAGTTAAAGTTACAGGAAGTTATTCTTAGCAAGAATAAAATCTTTGACAAGATGAAGCATGAGCTTGAAAATAGAATCGCAAAGTTTGAACAGCAATTACTGAGGTCTGCTGCTGACAATGCTGCACTATCAAGAACTTTGCAGGAACGCTCCAACATGCTGTTCCAGATCAGTGAGGATAAATCACAAGCTCAAGCTGAGATAGAACGTTTGAGGAGCAACATCAAGTCCTGTGAAAAAGAAGTGAACTCATTAAAATATGAGGTTCACATTGCTAAGAAAGAAGTGGAAATCCGCAATGAGGAAAAGAACATGAGTATGCGGTCAGCAGACGTGGCAAATAAGCAGCATCTTGAGGGAGTAAAGAAAATTGCCAAGCTTGAAGCTGAGTGTCAAAGGTTACGGGGGCTTGTTCGCAAGAAACTGCCTGGTCCAGCTGCACTGGCACAAATGAAACTTGAAGTTGAAAATATGGGTCGCGACTATGGAGAATCCCTTGTACGAAGGTCCACAGCTAGGTCTCCAACGGCAAACTTGTCACAGCTGCCTGACTTTACACTTGACAATTTGCTGAAGTGCCAGAAAGAAAACGAGCTACTGGCAGAACGTCTACTGTCAATGGATGAAGAAACAAAGATGTTGAAAGAAGCATTAACAAAGCGTAATGGTGAATTGCAAAGTTGTAGAAGTATATATGCACAGACAGCTAGCAAGCTTCAAAGTTTAGAATCACATTTAGAAGTTAATGGTGAAAGGAGAAGTCCTGTAACTCATGGTTCAGTACCTGTTGAAGGATTCTCCAGTCACAAGGCTAGCAATCCACCAAGTTTCgcctcagtttccgaatacggAAATGATGATAATGTAAGTTATGCTGGTTCGTGTGCTACATTATCTATGTCTGATCTCTCCAGCATCCAGAAGGACCAGAACACTGACACCCCTCGGAAATCTGAAAACACCAAAAGCCTCGACCTCATGGATGACTTTCTGGAGATGGAGAAATTAGCATACCAATCCCATGGATCACATGAAATGGTTTCAAGTCGAGATGTTTCTTGTAATACAGGCAGTACATGTCCCGAACAAGCAAAACTTGTAAGTTCACTTGAAGTCCACGCAAGCAGAGACTCTCCATCTAAAGACGGACTTGCATCTGAGTATCAAGTAGATTCAGCTGTTGCAGAGCCTCAACTGCAAGCTGATCAACCTTTCTTTGTGAAGCTCAAAGCCGAATTATCCAGAGTAATTGAGTCAATGTCTGATGGGAGTGATATGGAAAAGGTTATAGTTGATGTTAGACACATTATGCAGGATATGTTTGATACTTCAAAGCACCAGTTACAGAATGCTGTTGAAGCAGTTCCTGATTTTGGTAAAGAAAGTACTGCTGATGGTGCCCAGATAACATCCACAAATGGTACAACATTGTCTGGGAATGTTAACAGTATTGACAATGTGCAATTCAATCAAGAACTCAAAATAGCCATCTCGGACATTCACAGTTTTATTATGATTCTTGGTAAAGAGGCCAAGGTTGTCCCAGGTGTATCCCCTGATGGAGAGGGGCTATCTGAAAGTCTCAACAAGTTTTCCGCCAGATACACTGAATCTGTGGAGAGAGGGATTAATCtttttgattttgttcttgACATATCTTATGTGTTGAGAGAATCAAGCAAGTTGCACTTCAATGTACTGGGGATTAAGAGTTCTGAAGTTGAAACCAGTAGTTCTGATTGTATAGACAAGATTGCACTACCAGAGAATAAGGGTGTGGTGGACTTATCAGGGGAGATGTATCGGAATGGTTGCTCCCACTTTTCTGATTCTGTCTCTGACCCTGATACTCCAAGTGCGGGAAATCTTGTTCCAACCTCTGAATCAGCCACACCACGGAAATGCTCACCGAAGGAGTTTGACGAattgaaaatggataaggataATTTGGCAGTGGAACTTGCTAGATGCATGGAAAAGTATGAAAGCACGAAGATTCAATTGCTGGAAACAGAACAGCTGCTTGCTGATGCCAAGTCGCAATTAACTTCAGTACAAAAAGGCAACAGCTTGGCAGAGACACAACTCAAATGCATGACAGAATCCTACAAATCACTCGAAACAAGGGCAGAGGGATTACAAACCGAAGTTAAACTTCTTGAAGGGAAAATAGGAAATTTGGACCTCGAGCTGCAAGAGGAAAGAAGAAGTCATCAAAATGCACTGAACAGATGCAATGATCTCTTAGACCAGCTCCAAAG GATTGAAACTCATGCAGTAGCTGGTAATGATGAAAAGTCTAGCCAG GAAAAAGACTTGGCTGCAGCATCTGAAAAGCTGGCGGAGTGTCAAGAAACCATATATCTTCTTG GCCATAATGCATATAACACACACTTGTTCTATCTGAACAGAGCAGGCTCAGAATCCCCCTCGGATATCTTTGAGGCCGAGTTCAGTCCATCTGACTCCGAAGCAAACAACCCACAGAGATCCCCAGCAGGACCAAACCATCAGAAACACCGCCCTACAAAGTCGAGCTCCTCCTCGGCTTCTTCTACACCTACACCGGAGAAACATACTCGTGGCTTCAGCAGATTCTTTTCCTCGAAAGGAAAGAACGGCTACTGA
- the LOC121755530 gene encoding filament-like plant protein 4 isoform X5 gives MDKRSWPWKKKSSDKLAAEKANVTGSDSFATDSDGKLDNNNKQPKYVQMSIESYTHLTGLENRVKSYEDQVHNLEDEVKELNEKLSEAHLEMINKENLVKQHAKVAEEAVSGWEKADAEAAALKNNVESVTLLKLTAEDRASHLDSALKEHMRQIRNLKEDHELKLQEVILSKNKIFDKMKHELENRIAKFEQQLLRSAADNAALSRTLQERSNMLFQISEDKSQAQAEIERLRSNIKSCEKEVNSLKYEVHIAKKEVEIRNEEKNMSMRSADVANKQHLEGVKKIAKLEAECQRLRGLVRKKLPGPAALAQMKLEVENMGRDYGESLVRRSTARSPTANLSQLPDFTLDNLLKCQKENELLAERLLSMDEETKMLKEALTKRNGELQSCRSIYAQTASKLQSLESHLEVNGERRSPVTHGSVPVEGFSSHKASNPPSFASVSEYGNDDNVSYAGSCATLSMSDLSSIQKDQNTDTPRKSENTKSLDLMDDFLEMEKLAYQSHGSHEMVSSRDVSCNTGSTCPEQAKLVSSLEVHASRDSPSKDGLASEYQVDSAVAEPQLQADQPFFVKLKAELSRVIESMSDGSDMEKVIVDVRHIMQDMFDTSKHQLQNAVEAVPDFGKESTADGAQITSTNGTTLSGNVNSIDNVQFNQELKIAISDIHSFIMILGKEAKVVPGVSPDGEGLSESLNKFSARYTESVERGINLFDFVLDISYVLRESSKLHFNVLGIKSSEVETSSSDCIDKIALPENKGVVDLSGEMYRNGCSHFSDSVSDPDTPSAGNLVPTSESATPRKCSPKEFDELKMDKDNLAVELARCMEKYESTKIQLLETEQLLADAKSQLTSVQKGNSLAETQLKCMTESYKSLETRAEGLQTEVKLLEGKIGNLDLELQEERRSHQNALNRCNDLLDQLQRKKTWLQHLKSWRSVKKPYIFLAIMHITHTCSI, from the exons ATGGATAAAAGGAGTTGGCCCTGGAAGAAAAAATCATCTGATAAGCTAGCAGCTGAGAAAGCAAATGTTACAGGATCAGACTCTTTTGCCACTGATTCAGAT GGAAAGCTGGATAATAACAATAAACAGCCCAAGTATGTTCAAATGTCAATCGAATCGTATACGCATCTCACTGGACTTGAGAATCGTGTGAAGTCCTATGAAGATCAAGTGCATAACTTAGAGGATGAAGTAAAAGAACTCAATGAAAAGCTATCTGAAGCGCATTTAGAAATGATTAATAAAGAAAACCTGGTGAAACAGCATGCTAAAGTTGCTGAAGAAGCTGTCTCAG GATGGGAAAAAGCTGATGCAGAAGCTGCGGCATTGAAAAATAATGTGGAGTCTGTCACACTACTAAAGCTTACTGCTGAAGATCGGGCATCCCATTTGGATTCTGCTCTCAAGGAACACATGAGGCAGATACGAAATTTGAAGGAAGACCATGAGTTAAAGTTACAGGAAGTTATTCTTAGCAAGAATAAAATCTTTGACAAGATGAAGCATGAGCTTGAAAATAGAATCGCAAAGTTTGAACAGCAATTACTGAGGTCTGCTGCTGACAATGCTGCACTATCAAGAACTTTGCAGGAACGCTCCAACATGCTGTTCCAGATCAGTGAGGATAAATCACAAGCTCAAGCTGAGATAGAACGTTTGAGGAGCAACATCAAGTCCTGTGAAAAAGAAGTGAACTCATTAAAATATGAGGTTCACATTGCTAAGAAAGAAGTGGAAATCCGCAATGAGGAAAAGAACATGAGTATGCGGTCAGCAGACGTGGCAAATAAGCAGCATCTTGAGGGAGTAAAGAAAATTGCCAAGCTTGAAGCTGAGTGTCAAAGGTTACGGGGGCTTGTTCGCAAGAAACTGCCTGGTCCAGCTGCACTGGCACAAATGAAACTTGAAGTTGAAAATATGGGTCGCGACTATGGAGAATCCCTTGTACGAAGGTCCACAGCTAGGTCTCCAACGGCAAACTTGTCACAGCTGCCTGACTTTACACTTGACAATTTGCTGAAGTGCCAGAAAGAAAACGAGCTACTGGCAGAACGTCTACTGTCAATGGATGAAGAAACAAAGATGTTGAAAGAAGCATTAACAAAGCGTAATGGTGAATTGCAAAGTTGTAGAAGTATATATGCACAGACAGCTAGCAAGCTTCAAAGTTTAGAATCACATTTAGAAGTTAATGGTGAAAGGAGAAGTCCTGTAACTCATGGTTCAGTACCTGTTGAAGGATTCTCCAGTCACAAGGCTAGCAATCCACCAAGTTTCgcctcagtttccgaatacggAAATGATGATAATGTAAGTTATGCTGGTTCGTGTGCTACATTATCTATGTCTGATCTCTCCAGCATCCAGAAGGACCAGAACACTGACACCCCTCGGAAATCTGAAAACACCAAAAGCCTCGACCTCATGGATGACTTTCTGGAGATGGAGAAATTAGCATACCAATCCCATGGATCACATGAAATGGTTTCAAGTCGAGATGTTTCTTGTAATACAGGCAGTACATGTCCCGAACAAGCAAAACTTGTAAGTTCACTTGAAGTCCACGCAAGCAGAGACTCTCCATCTAAAGACGGACTTGCATCTGAGTATCAAGTAGATTCAGCTGTTGCAGAGCCTCAACTGCAAGCTGATCAACCTTTCTTTGTGAAGCTCAAAGCCGAATTATCCAGAGTAATTGAGTCAATGTCTGATGGGAGTGATATGGAAAAGGTTATAGTTGATGTTAGACACATTATGCAGGATATGTTTGATACTTCAAAGCACCAGTTACAGAATGCTGTTGAAGCAGTTCCTGATTTTGGTAAAGAAAGTACTGCTGATGGTGCCCAGATAACATCCACAAATGGTACAACATTGTCTGGGAATGTTAACAGTATTGACAATGTGCAATTCAATCAAGAACTCAAAATAGCCATCTCGGACATTCACAGTTTTATTATGATTCTTGGTAAAGAGGCCAAGGTTGTCCCAGGTGTATCCCCTGATGGAGAGGGGCTATCTGAAAGTCTCAACAAGTTTTCCGCCAGATACACTGAATCTGTGGAGAGAGGGATTAATCtttttgattttgttcttgACATATCTTATGTGTTGAGAGAATCAAGCAAGTTGCACTTCAATGTACTGGGGATTAAGAGTTCTGAAGTTGAAACCAGTAGTTCTGATTGTATAGACAAGATTGCACTACCAGAGAATAAGGGTGTGGTGGACTTATCAGGGGAGATGTATCGGAATGGTTGCTCCCACTTTTCTGATTCTGTCTCTGACCCTGATACTCCAAGTGCGGGAAATCTTGTTCCAACCTCTGAATCAGCCACACCACGGAAATGCTCACCGAAGGAGTTTGACGAattgaaaatggataaggataATTTGGCAGTGGAACTTGCTAGATGCATGGAAAAGTATGAAAGCACGAAGATTCAATTGCTGGAAACAGAACAGCTGCTTGCTGATGCCAAGTCGCAATTAACTTCAGTACAAAAAGGCAACAGCTTGGCAGAGACACAACTCAAATGCATGACAGAATCCTACAAATCACTCGAAACAAGGGCAGAGGGATTACAAACCGAAGTTAAACTTCTTGAAGGGAAAATAGGAAATTTGGACCTCGAGCTGCAAGAGGAAAGAAGAAGTCATCAAAATGCACTGAACAGATGCAATGATCTCTTAGACCAGCTCCAAAG GAAAAAGACTTGGCTGCAGCATCTGAAAAGCTGGCGGAGTGTCAAGAAACCATATATCTTCTTG GCCATAATGCATATAACACACACTTGTTCTATCTGA
- the LOC121755530 gene encoding filament-like plant protein 4 isoform X6: protein MDKRSWPWKKKSSDKLAAEKANVTGSDSFATDSDGKLDNNNKQPKYVQMSIESYTHLTGLENRVKSYEDQVHNLEDEVKELNEKLSEAHLEMINKENLVKQHAKVAEEAVSGWEKADAEAAALKNNVESVTLLKLTAEDRASHLDSALKEHMRQIRNLKEDHELKLQEVILSKNKIFDKMKHELENRIAKFEQQLLRSAADNAALSRTLQERSNMLFQISEDKSQAQAEIERLRSNIKSCEKEVNSLKYEVHIAKKEVEIRNEEKNMSMRSADVANKQHLEGVKKIAKLEAECQRLRGLVRKKLPGPAALAQMKLEVENMGRDYGESLVRRSTARSPTANLSQLPDFTLDNLLKCQKENELLAERLLSMDEETKMLKEALTKRNGELQSCRSIYAQTASKLQSLESHLEVNGERRSPVTHGSVPVEGFSSHKASNPPSFASVSEYGNDDNVSYAGSCATLSMSDLSSIQKDQNTDTPRKSENTKSLDLMDDFLEMEKLAYQSHGSHEMVSSRDVSCNTGSTCPEQAKLVSSLEVHASRDSPSKDGLASEYQVDSAVAEPQLQADQPFFVKLKAELSRVIESMSDGSDMEKVIVDVRHIMQDMFDTSKHQLQNAVEAVPDFGKESTADGAQITSTNGTTLSGNVNSIDNVQFNQELKIAISDIHSFIMILGKEAKVVPGVSPDGEGLSESLNKFSARYTESVERGINLFDFVLDISYVLRESSKLHFNVLGIKSSEVETSSSDCIDKIALPENKGVVDLSGEMYRNGCSHFSDSVSDPDTPSAGNLVPTSESATPRKCSPKEFDELKMDKDNLAVELARCMEKYESTKIQLLETEQLLADAKSQLTSVQKGNSLAETQLKCMTESYKSLETRAEGLQTEVKLLEGKIGNLDLELQEERRSHQNALNRCNDLLDQLQRKKTWLQHLKSWRSVKKPYIFLVSS, encoded by the exons ATGGATAAAAGGAGTTGGCCCTGGAAGAAAAAATCATCTGATAAGCTAGCAGCTGAGAAAGCAAATGTTACAGGATCAGACTCTTTTGCCACTGATTCAGAT GGAAAGCTGGATAATAACAATAAACAGCCCAAGTATGTTCAAATGTCAATCGAATCGTATACGCATCTCACTGGACTTGAGAATCGTGTGAAGTCCTATGAAGATCAAGTGCATAACTTAGAGGATGAAGTAAAAGAACTCAATGAAAAGCTATCTGAAGCGCATTTAGAAATGATTAATAAAGAAAACCTGGTGAAACAGCATGCTAAAGTTGCTGAAGAAGCTGTCTCAG GATGGGAAAAAGCTGATGCAGAAGCTGCGGCATTGAAAAATAATGTGGAGTCTGTCACACTACTAAAGCTTACTGCTGAAGATCGGGCATCCCATTTGGATTCTGCTCTCAAGGAACACATGAGGCAGATACGAAATTTGAAGGAAGACCATGAGTTAAAGTTACAGGAAGTTATTCTTAGCAAGAATAAAATCTTTGACAAGATGAAGCATGAGCTTGAAAATAGAATCGCAAAGTTTGAACAGCAATTACTGAGGTCTGCTGCTGACAATGCTGCACTATCAAGAACTTTGCAGGAACGCTCCAACATGCTGTTCCAGATCAGTGAGGATAAATCACAAGCTCAAGCTGAGATAGAACGTTTGAGGAGCAACATCAAGTCCTGTGAAAAAGAAGTGAACTCATTAAAATATGAGGTTCACATTGCTAAGAAAGAAGTGGAAATCCGCAATGAGGAAAAGAACATGAGTATGCGGTCAGCAGACGTGGCAAATAAGCAGCATCTTGAGGGAGTAAAGAAAATTGCCAAGCTTGAAGCTGAGTGTCAAAGGTTACGGGGGCTTGTTCGCAAGAAACTGCCTGGTCCAGCTGCACTGGCACAAATGAAACTTGAAGTTGAAAATATGGGTCGCGACTATGGAGAATCCCTTGTACGAAGGTCCACAGCTAGGTCTCCAACGGCAAACTTGTCACAGCTGCCTGACTTTACACTTGACAATTTGCTGAAGTGCCAGAAAGAAAACGAGCTACTGGCAGAACGTCTACTGTCAATGGATGAAGAAACAAAGATGTTGAAAGAAGCATTAACAAAGCGTAATGGTGAATTGCAAAGTTGTAGAAGTATATATGCACAGACAGCTAGCAAGCTTCAAAGTTTAGAATCACATTTAGAAGTTAATGGTGAAAGGAGAAGTCCTGTAACTCATGGTTCAGTACCTGTTGAAGGATTCTCCAGTCACAAGGCTAGCAATCCACCAAGTTTCgcctcagtttccgaatacggAAATGATGATAATGTAAGTTATGCTGGTTCGTGTGCTACATTATCTATGTCTGATCTCTCCAGCATCCAGAAGGACCAGAACACTGACACCCCTCGGAAATCTGAAAACACCAAAAGCCTCGACCTCATGGATGACTTTCTGGAGATGGAGAAATTAGCATACCAATCCCATGGATCACATGAAATGGTTTCAAGTCGAGATGTTTCTTGTAATACAGGCAGTACATGTCCCGAACAAGCAAAACTTGTAAGTTCACTTGAAGTCCACGCAAGCAGAGACTCTCCATCTAAAGACGGACTTGCATCTGAGTATCAAGTAGATTCAGCTGTTGCAGAGCCTCAACTGCAAGCTGATCAACCTTTCTTTGTGAAGCTCAAAGCCGAATTATCCAGAGTAATTGAGTCAATGTCTGATGGGAGTGATATGGAAAAGGTTATAGTTGATGTTAGACACATTATGCAGGATATGTTTGATACTTCAAAGCACCAGTTACAGAATGCTGTTGAAGCAGTTCCTGATTTTGGTAAAGAAAGTACTGCTGATGGTGCCCAGATAACATCCACAAATGGTACAACATTGTCTGGGAATGTTAACAGTATTGACAATGTGCAATTCAATCAAGAACTCAAAATAGCCATCTCGGACATTCACAGTTTTATTATGATTCTTGGTAAAGAGGCCAAGGTTGTCCCAGGTGTATCCCCTGATGGAGAGGGGCTATCTGAAAGTCTCAACAAGTTTTCCGCCAGATACACTGAATCTGTGGAGAGAGGGATTAATCtttttgattttgttcttgACATATCTTATGTGTTGAGAGAATCAAGCAAGTTGCACTTCAATGTACTGGGGATTAAGAGTTCTGAAGTTGAAACCAGTAGTTCTGATTGTATAGACAAGATTGCACTACCAGAGAATAAGGGTGTGGTGGACTTATCAGGGGAGATGTATCGGAATGGTTGCTCCCACTTTTCTGATTCTGTCTCTGACCCTGATACTCCAAGTGCGGGAAATCTTGTTCCAACCTCTGAATCAGCCACACCACGGAAATGCTCACCGAAGGAGTTTGACGAattgaaaatggataaggataATTTGGCAGTGGAACTTGCTAGATGCATGGAAAAGTATGAAAGCACGAAGATTCAATTGCTGGAAACAGAACAGCTGCTTGCTGATGCCAAGTCGCAATTAACTTCAGTACAAAAAGGCAACAGCTTGGCAGAGACACAACTCAAATGCATGACAGAATCCTACAAATCACTCGAAACAAGGGCAGAGGGATTACAAACCGAAGTTAAACTTCTTGAAGGGAAAATAGGAAATTTGGACCTCGAGCTGCAAGAGGAAAGAAGAAGTCATCAAAATGCACTGAACAGATGCAATGATCTCTTAGACCAGCTCCAAAG GAAAAAGACTTGGCTGCAGCATCTGAAAAGCTGGCGGAGTGTCAAGAAACCATATATCTTCTTGGTAAGCAGTTGA